The alpha proteobacterium U9-1i genome includes a region encoding these proteins:
- a CDS encoding hypothetical protein (transcriptional regulator containing an amidase domain and an AraC-type DNA-binding HTH domain): MIVFPGFQLLDAAGPIAAFEIAGRFARDAYTLKVMASVPGLVASSSGVAMPAERLSLAKADTLMVVGGNGTAEAMRDDKLMASLKRAQVRRMSSVCSGSFLLAQAGLLNGKRATTHWRRASQLAKLFPNVRVEPDHIFVKDGAVWTSAGVTAGIDLALAMIAEDLGVEIATDVAREMVVHAKRPGGQTQHSTLLEFGGERFAKLNLWINAHLSEDLSVERLAKQAAMSPRNFSRAYSAETGVTPAKAVERLRTEAARTALEAGGAIQEIAARTGFGDSERMRRAFVRLYGAPPASLRRTLRNA; the protein is encoded by the coding sequence TTGATCGTCTTTCCAGGTTTCCAACTCCTGGACGCTGCAGGCCCCATTGCGGCGTTCGAGATCGCCGGCCGCTTCGCGCGCGATGCGTACACGTTAAAGGTCATGGCGTCCGTGCCGGGCTTGGTGGCGTCGTCTTCGGGCGTCGCGATGCCGGCGGAGCGCCTCAGCTTGGCGAAGGCCGATACGCTCATGGTCGTGGGCGGCAACGGCACGGCCGAAGCAATGCGCGACGACAAGCTGATGGCGTCGTTGAAACGCGCGCAGGTGCGGCGCATGTCGAGCGTGTGTTCCGGCTCCTTCCTGCTGGCGCAAGCCGGTCTGCTGAACGGCAAACGCGCGACGACGCATTGGCGGCGCGCGTCACAGCTGGCGAAGCTGTTTCCGAACGTGCGCGTTGAGCCCGACCATATCTTCGTGAAGGACGGCGCAGTATGGACTTCCGCCGGCGTGACAGCGGGGATCGACCTCGCGCTGGCGATGATCGCGGAAGATCTGGGCGTCGAGATCGCGACGGACGTAGCGCGTGAAATGGTGGTTCACGCCAAGCGGCCTGGCGGCCAGACTCAGCATTCAACGCTGCTGGAATTCGGCGGCGAGCGCTTCGCCAAACTCAACTTATGGATCAACGCGCATCTCTCGGAGGATCTTTCAGTCGAGCGCCTTGCCAAGCAAGCAGCGATGAGCCCGCGCAATTTCTCGCGCGCATATTCCGCGGAAACTGGCGTCACGCCGGCCAAGGCGGTGGAGCGCTTGCGCACCGAGGCCGCGCGCACCGCGCTTGAAGCCGGCGGCGCAATTCAAGAGATCGCGGCGCGAACCGGCTTTGGCGACAGCGAGCGGATGCGGCGCGCATTCGTGCGCCTCTACGGCGCCCCGCCGGCCTCGCTGCGGCGGACCTTGCGGAACGCTTGA
- a CDS encoding thiJ/pfpI family protein — translation MPKPFRIVFILYPRLTQLDFTGPYEVLARMPGAEVIVASKEGGELKSELGLAFAGLARLADVEGCDLICIPGGPGQTDAMLDPDFMVQVKRLGEGAEYVTSVCTGSLILGAAGLISGKRAGSHWAYRDLLAAFGAIPDPARVVRDGNAFTGGGVTAGIDIALTIVAELKGADVAKTIQLALEYDPEPPFVSGRPEKAEAHIVANVKEMFAAFAAQRREAIESLTERA, via the coding sequence ATGCCAAAACCGTTCAGAATCGTTTTCATTCTTTATCCGCGCCTGACGCAGTTGGATTTCACCGGCCCTTACGAGGTGCTCGCGCGCATGCCCGGCGCCGAGGTGATTGTCGCGTCCAAGGAGGGCGGCGAGCTCAAAAGCGAGTTGGGCTTAGCGTTCGCTGGGCTCGCGCGCTTAGCTGACGTCGAAGGCTGCGATCTCATCTGCATCCCCGGCGGCCCCGGCCAAACCGACGCGATGCTCGATCCCGATTTCATGGTGCAGGTGAAGCGCCTCGGCGAAGGCGCGGAATACGTCACCTCCGTCTGCACCGGCTCGCTGATCCTCGGCGCGGCGGGGCTCATTTCGGGCAAGCGCGCCGGCAGCCATTGGGCCTATCGCGACTTGCTGGCCGCGTTCGGCGCTATCCCCGATCCCGCGCGCGTGGTGCGCGACGGCAACGCCTTCACAGGCGGAGGTGTTACAGCGGGCATCGACATCGCGTTGACGATTGTCGCCGAATTGAAAGGCGCCGATGTGGCCAAGACGATCCAGCTCGCGCTTGAGTACGATCCCGAACCGCCATTTGTTAGCGGCCGCCCCGAGAAAGCCGAGGCTCACATCGTCGCCAACGTCAAAGAGATGTTTGCCGCGTTCGCCGCACAACGGCGGGAGGCGATTGAGTCACTCACGGAGCGCGCGTGA
- a CDS encoding dehydrogenases gives MSKQDQQKCIFITGAGSGIGRATAQLFAERGWFVGLFDVNAPGLEETSALLPPGQRFSMVFDVRDRAGWARAIEAFGQATNRRMNVLFNNAGVGRGGWLEDMSEVDIDLVLDVNLKGVINGAIAALPLLRETPGARIVNTASVAGIVGAPKGAIYCATKFGVRGLTESLDVEYSRFGIRVVSLMPWFVDTAILDNNGGPTGTSNRRLRDTLNDAKTPIYPVRMAAERAWDAVHGSDVHYMVGKAAERARFATRFFPNAVRNQMKKSMTTDD, from the coding sequence ATGAGCAAACAAGACCAGCAAAAGTGCATCTTTATCACCGGCGCGGGCTCGGGCATCGGCCGCGCGACAGCGCAATTGTTCGCCGAGCGTGGTTGGTTCGTGGGCTTGTTCGATGTGAACGCGCCTGGCCTTGAAGAGACGTCCGCCTTGCTGCCGCCGGGTCAGCGTTTCTCGATGGTGTTCGACGTGCGCGATCGCGCTGGCTGGGCGCGCGCGATCGAAGCTTTTGGACAGGCGACGAACAGGCGCATGAATGTGTTGTTCAACAACGCAGGCGTTGGGCGTGGCGGCTGGCTTGAAGATATGAGCGAAGTCGACATCGATCTCGTACTCGATGTGAACCTCAAGGGCGTCATCAATGGCGCGATCGCGGCACTGCCTTTGCTGCGCGAGACGCCCGGCGCGCGCATCGTCAACACAGCTTCGGTGGCGGGGATCGTCGGCGCGCCGAAAGGCGCAATCTATTGCGCCACGAAATTTGGCGTACGCGGCCTCACTGAATCACTCGACGTTGAATATTCGCGCTTTGGTATTCGCGTCGTGAGTTTGATGCCGTGGTTCGTGGATACGGCGATCCTAGACAACAATGGCGGCCCGACGGGAACGTCCAATCGGCGTTTGCGCGATACGCTCAACGACGCCAAGACGCCTATCTATCCCGTGCGCATGGCTGCGGAGCGCGCGTGGGACGCGGTGCACGGCAGCGACGTCCACTACATGGTCGGCAAAGCCGCGGAGCGCGCGCGTTTCGCCACGCGCTTCTTTCCAAACGCCGTACGCAATCAGATGAAAAAATCGATGACGACGGACGACTGA
- a CDS encoding adenylate cyclase, which translates to MPPASPRKIAAILACDIAGYSSLSERDQARAIASVALMRQQATAVAAERGGRIFNTAGDGAMLEFTTASDALHAAIALTAALTDPPLRFGVHLGEVTMADGGDLLGHGVNIAARLQQEAPPGGVIVSQAVRDMVDTPLAQQLTPRGKIKLAKMRETMSVYGYGAMRPAVTTQPVLAVLAFDNATRDRETRFFSDGMSEEILYAVSRVPGLKVLGSTSSFAFRGRNKPKAAAALNATHVLDGSVRRSGDQVRITPQLVEAESGVVLWSQRYDRALDDALALQEEIATEVAKALAVAMREAGRVRAPKLTAALFDQYLQAREQLRTGAPAQMAAAATKFERIVKESPEFARAWAGLATARLEVLRLARADRARLVDETREAAERAIGLDPGAGEAYAVLAALESDFESWRKREALLERALEAEPNNPLLLFRHGQFLVSTGRVLAGYAQQARAYELDPLDPMLAAFHGYNVWSKSSKDDGRRILDDAAERYPDNVFVWYMRVNTAALDGDFATAAARREDGHRLLPQLADSPVYKAGKMMQDVLAAPSPDAFMKLGADFSAMAERQPSAALDFAVALSVLGFTGPALSLFGTALDNIDAWRLDALEAVRPHIGYETALLFIDQTRSLRMDKAFVNLCSRLGLVRYWRDSDVWPDCVEEPAYAYDFKAACTEINS; encoded by the coding sequence ATGCCCCCCGCGTCCCCCCGCAAAATCGCGGCGATCCTCGCTTGCGACATCGCCGGCTACTCCTCCTTGTCGGAGCGAGATCAGGCGCGCGCGATCGCCAGCGTCGCCTTAATGCGCCAGCAGGCAACAGCGGTTGCGGCCGAACGCGGCGGGCGCATTTTCAACACCGCTGGCGACGGCGCGATGCTGGAATTCACGACCGCCTCTGACGCGCTCCACGCCGCCATCGCGCTCACCGCCGCGCTCACCGATCCGCCGCTGCGCTTCGGCGTGCACCTCGGCGAAGTGACGATGGCGGATGGCGGCGATTTGCTGGGTCACGGAGTCAACATCGCCGCGCGCTTGCAGCAGGAAGCGCCGCCCGGCGGCGTGATCGTCTCGCAAGCCGTGCGCGACATGGTGGATACGCCGCTGGCGCAACAGCTGACGCCGCGCGGCAAGATCAAGCTCGCGAAGATGCGCGAAACGATGAGCGTTTACGGCTACGGCGCGATGCGGCCCGCCGTCACGACGCAACCCGTGCTCGCCGTGCTCGCGTTCGACAACGCCACACGCGACCGCGAAACGCGCTTCTTCTCCGACGGCATGTCCGAGGAAATTCTCTACGCGGTCTCGCGTGTGCCGGGGCTGAAGGTGCTGGGCTCAACGTCGAGCTTCGCTTTCCGTGGGCGAAACAAACCAAAAGCCGCCGCGGCGCTTAACGCGACACACGTTCTCGACGGCTCCGTGCGCCGCAGCGGCGACCAAGTGCGGATCACGCCGCAGCTGGTCGAAGCGGAAAGCGGCGTGGTGCTCTGGTCGCAGCGTTACGATCGCGCGCTCGATGACGCGCTGGCGTTGCAAGAGGAGATCGCCACGGAAGTCGCCAAGGCGCTCGCCGTTGCGATGCGCGAAGCCGGCCGCGTGCGCGCACCGAAACTGACGGCCGCCTTGTTCGATCAGTATCTGCAAGCGCGCGAGCAATTGCGTACAGGCGCGCCCGCGCAAATGGCGGCGGCGGCCACCAAGTTCGAGCGCATCGTCAAGGAATCCCCGGAGTTCGCGCGTGCTTGGGCCGGCCTTGCGACGGCGCGGCTCGAGGTGTTGCGCCTAGCGCGCGCTGATCGCGCACGGCTGGTGGATGAAACGCGCGAAGCCGCCGAACGCGCTATCGGCCTCGATCCCGGCGCTGGCGAGGCCTATGCAGTGCTCGCGGCGCTGGAGAGTGATTTCGAGAGCTGGCGCAAGCGCGAGGCGCTGCTGGAACGCGCGCTCGAAGCGGAGCCAAACAATCCGCTGCTGCTGTTCCGCCACGGCCAGTTTCTCGTTTCGACGGGCCGCGTGCTCGCCGGCTACGCGCAACAAGCGCGCGCTTACGAGCTCGATCCGCTCGATCCGATGCTGGCGGCGTTTCACGGCTACAATGTCTGGTCCAAATCCTCGAAGGACGACGGCCGGCGCATCCTTGACGACGCCGCCGAGCGCTATCCGGACAACGTGTTCGTCTGGTACATGCGCGTGAACACCGCCGCCCTCGACGGCGATTTCGCCACCGCGGCGGCGCGCCGCGAGGACGGCCACCGTCTGCTCCCGCAACTTGCGGACTCGCCCGTCTACAAAGCCGGCAAGATGATGCAGGACGTGCTCGCCGCGCCCTCGCCGGACGCCTTCATGAAACTCGGCGCGGATTTTTCCGCCATGGCGGAGCGCCAACCCTCCGCCGCGCTCGATTTCGCCGTAGCGCTCTCAGTGCTCGGTTTCACCGGGCCTGCGCTTTCGCTGTTCGGTACGGCGCTTGACAACATCGACGCTTGGCGGCTCGACGCGCTCGAAGCCGTGCGTCCGCACATCGGCTACGAGACAGCGCTATTATTCATCGATCAAACGCGTTCACTGAGAATGGACAAGGCGTTCGTCAATCTCTGCTCGCGGCTCGGCCTCGTGCGCTATTGGCGCGATAGCGACGTTTGGCCTGATTGCGTCGAAGAACCCGCCTACGCGTACGATTTCAAAGCCGCCTGCACCGAGATCAACTCGTAA
- a CDS encoding quinolinate synthetase, whose translation MARIIDAPLVAGEGAGATCDPRTIHGAWGGLDAAAKRGLAFDDAVKAETDHLYARVKHVITPMEWPAYAPLIAAINRIKAEKHAVILAHNYMTSEIFHCVGDFRGDSLQLAREAAETDAEIIVQAGVHFMAETSKILAPEKTVLIPDMRAGCSLAASITGADVRLIKQRYPGVPVVTYVNTSAEVKAESDVTCTSSNAAAVVEWAAREWNSDRVILLPDEFLAKNVAAQTGIKIISWHGRCEVHERFTAEDIAELREAHPGIVVLAHPECPPEVMAASDFAGSTAALQSYVEDKRPAKVVLLTECSMSDNVAANAPDVDFIRPCNLCPHMKRITLEAIYDALVEMKHEVKIPEDVRVRAKLAIDRMLALPKEKPRAFDVGRPLATVELV comes from the coding sequence ATGGCCCGCATTATCGACGCTCCGCTTGTCGCCGGTGAAGGCGCTGGCGCCACCTGCGACCCCCGCACCATTCACGGCGCATGGGGCGGCCTCGACGCCGCCGCCAAACGCGGCCTCGCGTTCGATGACGCGGTGAAGGCCGAGACCGATCACCTCTACGCACGCGTGAAGCACGTCATCACGCCGATGGAATGGCCAGCCTACGCCCCGCTCATTGCTGCGATCAATCGCATCAAGGCGGAGAAGCACGCCGTTATCCTCGCGCACAATTACATGACGAGTGAGATTTTCCACTGCGTCGGCGATTTCCGCGGCGATTCACTCCAACTGGCGCGCGAAGCGGCAGAGACTGACGCAGAGATCATCGTCCAGGCCGGCGTCCACTTCATGGCCGAGACCTCGAAAATCCTCGCGCCGGAAAAGACCGTGCTGATCCCCGACATGCGCGCAGGCTGCTCGCTCGCCGCCTCGATCACAGGCGCGGACGTGCGCCTGATCAAGCAACGCTATCCGGGCGTGCCAGTCGTTACGTACGTGAACACGTCGGCCGAAGTGAAAGCCGAGAGCGACGTGACGTGCACCTCGTCGAACGCCGCCGCCGTGGTCGAATGGGCCGCGCGCGAATGGAACAGCGATCGCGTCATCCTGCTGCCGGACGAATTCCTGGCGAAGAACGTCGCCGCGCAAACCGGCATCAAGATCATCTCGTGGCATGGCCGCTGCGAAGTGCACGAACGCTTCACCGCGGAAGACATCGCCGAACTGCGCGAAGCCCATCCCGGCATCGTCGTGCTCGCGCACCCGGAATGCCCGCCGGAAGTGATGGCGGCGTCGGATTTCGCAGGCTCGACCGCGGCGCTGCAAAGCTACGTCGAAGACAAGCGCCCGGCGAAAGTCGTGCTGCTCACCGAATGCTCGATGAGCGACAACGTCGCCGCCAACGCACCGGACGTGGATTTCATCCGCCCCTGCAATCTCTGCCCGCACATGAAGCGCATCACACTCGAAGCGATTTACGATGCGCTCGTGGAGATGAAGCACGAGGTTAAAATCCCGGAAGACGTCCGCGTCCGCGCCAAGCTCGCCATCGATCGCATGCTGGCCTTGCCGAAGGAAAAGCCGCGCGCGTTCGACGTGGGCCGGCCGCTCGCGACCGTGGAACTGGTCTAA
- a CDS encoding enoyl-CoA hydratase produces MQNVHSNVQIRASTLSGGKSLSQHSQFGRSSSITRAP; encoded by the coding sequence ATGCAGAACGTGCACTCAAACGTACAGATCCGCGCTTCGACGCTCTCGGGCGGCAAATCCTTGTCGCAGCACTCGCAGTTCGGGCGAAGCTCAAGCATCACGCGCGCTCCGTGA
- a CDS encoding cell wall hydrolyses (involved in spore germination), with translation MVEIERNPLAVRQGAATIVCIAAAAVAMPVIAHRAAEQREGADWAARSTAFQAELEQQVMAGAAGPNARIELVAFRTGSDGLRARGQGTLFEGDTHSMLVQAALRGPLAPTTNESAPSRRETDINVRELNCLSQAIYYEARGETQRGQQAVAEVIMNRTRSRAYPNTVCGVVYQGSHRVTGCQFTFTCDGSLNRRPRGRAWETAQHIAELVLKGYTRPLTGRATHYHTHAVNPVWSAGLVPTTSIGDHQFYRFPTGAERPIYQAALERRRGSRRSVTNDFETPEDAVVEDVIEATDAAVEAPVEAAPEATPAADAPIETATEVST, from the coding sequence ATGGTTGAGATCGAACGGAACCCACTGGCGGTGCGCCAGGGCGCAGCGACGATCGTGTGCATCGCGGCCGCGGCCGTGGCGATGCCCGTGATCGCGCATCGCGCCGCCGAGCAGCGCGAAGGCGCTGACTGGGCTGCGCGCTCGACGGCCTTCCAGGCTGAACTCGAGCAGCAAGTCATGGCCGGCGCCGCCGGGCCGAACGCCCGCATCGAGCTGGTCGCGTTCCGTACGGGCAGCGACGGCCTCCGCGCCCGCGGTCAAGGCACGCTGTTTGAGGGCGACACCCATTCCATGCTGGTGCAGGCCGCACTGCGTGGTCCGCTGGCGCCTACCACCAACGAATCCGCGCCGAGCCGCCGCGAGACCGACATCAACGTGCGCGAGCTGAACTGCCTGTCCCAGGCAATCTATTACGAAGCGCGTGGCGAAACCCAGCGCGGCCAGCAGGCCGTTGCCGAAGTGATCATGAACCGCACCCGTTCGCGCGCATACCCGAACACGGTTTGCGGCGTGGTGTATCAGGGATCGCACCGCGTTACCGGTTGCCAGTTCACCTTCACCTGCGACGGTTCGCTGAACCGTCGCCCGCGCGGTCGCGCTTGGGAAACCGCCCAGCACATCGCCGAGCTGGTGCTGAAGGGCTACACGCGTCCGCTCACCGGCCGCGCAACCCACTATCACACCCACGCCGTGAACCCGGTCTGGTCTGCGGGCCTCGTGCCCACCACCTCGATCGGCGATCACCAATTCTATCGCTTCCCGACCGGCGCCGAGCGGCCAATCTATCAAGCCGCGCTTGAGCGTCGCCGTGGCAGCCGCCGCAGCGTCACCAATGATTTTGAGACACCGGAAGACGCGGTGGTCGAAGACGTTATCGAAGCGACGGACGCGGCTGTGGAAGCGCCAGTGGAAGCAGCGCCGGAAGCGACGCCTGCCGCCGATGCGCCGATCGAAACAGCAACGGAAGTTTCGACCTGA
- a CDS encoding L-aspartate oxidase codes for MKRDILIVGAGLAGLFLALKLAPRRVTVLSQAPLGMASSSAWAQGGLAAALDAQDSPALHAADTIAAGAGLVDPAVAKLIAEEGPARVMDLIALGVPFDRTPDGKLAQSLEAAHSRPRVARVSGDLAGKAIMEALIAAARAAEHITIIENARANTLLTDANGRIRGAYCAATRASFEANETILATGGAGGLYAVTTNPQEAMAQGMAMAARFGALIADPEFVQFHPTAIDIGRDPAPLATEALRGEGAHLINAKGESFVSDLAARDVVARAIHIEREAGRGAFLDARKAVGAKFPDHFPTVFAACMSAGLDPRTTPIPVAPAAHYHMGGIATDIWGRTTLEGLSAVGECASTGAHGANRLASNSLLEAVVFANRIADRLRNDATGTPAQIEPPQTPPALPEAARSELRTLMQAHAGVVRKADGLALALGRVDALCDAHGAAHAFIAARFILHAALARQESRGGHYRSDFPNASAPVRTFLNAAELAAAS; via the coding sequence ATGAAGCGCGACATCCTCATCGTCGGCGCGGGCCTTGCCGGCCTCTTTCTCGCGCTCAAACTGGCGCCGCGCCGCGTCACGGTGTTGAGCCAGGCGCCGCTCGGCATGGCGTCGTCGTCGGCATGGGCGCAAGGCGGGCTGGCTGCGGCGCTCGATGCGCAGGACTCACCCGCGCTGCATGCGGCGGACACAATCGCCGCCGGCGCTGGCCTCGTCGATCCCGCCGTCGCGAAGCTGATCGCCGAAGAAGGCCCGGCGCGCGTGATGGACCTTATCGCGCTTGGCGTGCCGTTCGACCGCACGCCCGACGGCAAACTCGCGCAAAGCCTGGAAGCCGCGCACTCGCGCCCGCGCGTGGCGCGTGTTTCAGGCGATCTCGCCGGCAAGGCGATCATGGAAGCGCTCATCGCCGCCGCGCGCGCGGCGGAGCACATCACCATCATCGAAAACGCCCGCGCCAACACGCTACTCACGGATGCCAACGGCCGCATTCGCGGCGCCTATTGCGCGGCGACGCGCGCGAGCTTCGAAGCCAACGAAACCATCCTCGCCACCGGCGGCGCCGGCGGCCTCTATGCGGTGACGACCAATCCGCAAGAAGCCATGGCGCAAGGCATGGCGATGGCGGCGCGCTTCGGCGCGTTGATCGCCGATCCCGAGTTTGTGCAATTCCATCCCACCGCCATCGATATTGGCCGCGATCCGGCGCCGCTGGCGACGGAAGCGTTGCGCGGCGAAGGCGCGCATTTGATCAATGCGAAGGGCGAATCCTTCGTCTCCGATCTCGCCGCGCGTGATGTGGTGGCCCGGGCGATCCACATAGAACGCGAAGCCGGACGCGGCGCCTTCCTCGACGCGCGCAAAGCGGTCGGCGCGAAATTCCCAGATCATTTCCCAACCGTGTTCGCCGCCTGCATGAGCGCCGGCCTTGATCCGCGCACGACGCCGATCCCGGTCGCGCCCGCCGCGCACTATCACATGGGCGGCATCGCCACCGACATTTGGGGCCGCACGACGCTCGAAGGCCTCTCCGCCGTCGGCGAATGCGCCTCCACCGGCGCGCACGGTGCGAACCGGCTGGCGTCCAACTCGCTGCTTGAAGCGGTCGTGTTCGCCAACCGCATCGCGGATCGCTTGCGCAACGACGCAACTGGCACGCCTGCGCAAATTGAACCGCCGCAAACACCGCCCGCTTTGCCCGAAGCCGCGCGCAGCGAATTGCGAACCTTGATGCAAGCGCATGCCGGCGTCGTGCGCAAGGCGGATGGCCTCGCGCTTGCCCTTGGCCGCGTCGACGCGCTCTGCGATGCTCACGGTGCAGCCCACGCCTTCATCGCCGCGCGTTTCATCCTTCACGCCGCCCTCGCCCGCCAAGAAAGCCGCGGCGGCCATTATCGGAGCGACTTCCCCAATGCCAGCGCGCCCGTCCGCACTTTCCTCAACGCCGCGGAGCTTGCCGCCGCTTCCTGA
- a CDS encoding quinolinate phosphoribosyltransferase: MVIEPIVKLALQEDLGVAGDVTTDALIDPDATGRWVIAARKAGVIAGLDAATLAGWMIDPDLQFTVRAPDGASVKAKDVVLEIEGSARSMLMAERTMLNFVGQLSGVATLTRSYVDAVAEFNVVIASTRKTTPGMRALEKRAVRLGGGGAHRYGLDDAILIKDNHVAAAGGVVRAMELARTAAAHLTAIEIEVDSLEQFRQALPMAPSVIMLDNFTLADMRAAVKLANGAVLLEASGGVTLETVYAIAETGVDVISVGALTHSAPALDVGLDVL; this comes from the coding sequence GTGGTGATTGAGCCGATCGTCAAGCTGGCGCTGCAGGAAGATCTCGGCGTCGCCGGCGACGTGACGACCGATGCGTTGATCGATCCCGACGCCACCGGCCGCTGGGTGATCGCTGCGCGCAAGGCAGGTGTGATCGCCGGCCTCGACGCCGCAACGCTCGCCGGCTGGATGATCGACCCGGATTTGCAATTCACCGTGCGCGCGCCGGATGGCGCCAGCGTGAAGGCAAAGGACGTCGTGCTTGAGATCGAAGGCAGCGCGCGTTCGATGCTGATGGCCGAACGCACCATGCTCAACTTCGTCGGCCAGCTCTCCGGCGTCGCGACGCTGACGCGCTCTTATGTCGACGCCGTCGCTGAGTTCAATGTGGTCATCGCTTCCACACGAAAGACCACGCCCGGCATGCGCGCACTCGAAAAGCGCGCTGTGCGTTTGGGCGGCGGCGGCGCGCATCGCTACGGGCTCGATGACGCGATCCTGATCAAGGATAATCACGTCGCCGCAGCCGGCGGCGTCGTCCGCGCCATGGAGCTCGCGCGTACGGCGGCCGCGCACCTCACGGCGATCGAGATCGAGGTTGATAGCCTCGAACAATTCCGCCAAGCGCTGCCGATGGCGCCGAGCGTTATCATGCTCGACAACTTCACCCTCGCCGACATGCGCGCCGCGGTGAAGCTCGCGAACGGCGCCGTGCTGCTGGAAGCCTCCGGCGGCGTGACGCTCGAAACCGTCTACGCCATCGCCGAAACCGGCGTGGACGTGATCAGCGTCGGCGCACTGACCCATTCCGCCCCAGCCTTGGATGTCGGCCTGGACGTGCTTTGA